The sequence CGCCAGAAGCAGTGGGCTCGAGCTCTACACCGATCCACGTAGCTGCCCACTTCTGGTGGAACAGATCGAGATCCTGATTGGTCAGCTTCTCGACTCGCGAATCATTGAAGGTGATGGTCAACCGTAGGTCGGTCAAATCCTCATTGACGGCGACCAGCTCCGGCTGAAACAGAACCGCGGGCAAGGTGAACGGCTCTGCTAATGAGGCGTATGACTCTCCGACCTCTGCGACGTCCCCGATGTACTGGACGGCGTGCGGGGCGACCGCACGACGCACCCCGCACCGGCGGAGTTCGGCCGCAGCGTGCGCGTTCTCTGCTGCTTTCGCCGCGACACTTAGCAGCGGTACAAACGTTAGAAACTCGCAACGCGACTTACCGGCACCCGTGCGCTTATCCATGATGCATCCGTGGCTCACAAGCATCGCTGGACCGCGTTGCATTTCTTGCCGAGAGAGTGCACCCGCTCGAATGATCGGCACCGTTTTGAAGATGTCGCCTTGGCTCAGCCACGAATCATGAGGACACGTCGCGCTGAACGCGGAACCGGCTGTCACCAGTATTCGGAGTCATCTTCCGCTGCCGGTCGGGCCTTGACCTTCGGCAGAACTACCTCGTCGAAACACATCGAAACGACGCGTTCAAATGCCGCGCCGCTCGACCTGGCGACCGACGCGTCTATCGCCGAGCCGCTGAGCGCAGGCAACTGATACGTGCGAAGCGCGCGACTCGGAACGAGGGCTGACTCGCGGATCGCTTCTCTCGCCACACCTGCGTAGATTGGCATCAGCCGATCAGCCCTCTCGTCGCGTCGGTAATACAAGCCTCGAACACGTAGTTCTTAGTGTTGCGCAGAGTGGCAAGAGTAGCGCGCAAATCTGCGTCAAATGACTCGGAGCGCGGAGAGAGCGCCACATCAGCTCGAACGTCAATATCGAGCAGCAGCGCTAGCGAGTCCGCGTTTTGGGTGAACGCGGAGCTGATCCTTGCGATCGTTCCGACCTCGACGAACGGAACCTCTACCTGCATGAACATGTCACTCACGCTCTGCGGTAGGTACGCAGACACCTCAACGGTGGTTCGCAGATAGTCACGGATCTCGACCACCTGGGTCGGCATCGGAATGTGGTTCACGAACCGAACGCTCGCGCCCGACACTAAGACAGGCCGAGTTACCGCCTTGTACCTAGACCAAGCAGCATCCGCGGCGGAGTCGAAGGAGTCCCACCCCACGTAGTGCCCACGTTGCGCAAATGCGAATCGATCCAGCGACACGAAGGACATGTGCGACTGCTCGCGGAGACCCAAGGAATATCCAACTAGCTCGCCAGTGGCGTCGAGCCCGTCGGTTACTAACGGAACGAACTGGCCACCGACGAGCTGCATTGGCATCGCCGTCTCTCCTGGACCGGCAACTGCCGGGAGGTTGGCGAGCACACTCGACTCCTCGCATTCCACCCTGAGCTCCACGATGGCTTCCACGATCGGAGCGTTGGCGTAATGACAACCAAGCGTGAGACCACCTGGAAGGCGATCCCAGAACTCGTGTGGTGTGTTCGCGGTCAGCGCTCCTCCTCAGACAACGACGCACGCTCCGCCGGATATCGGCAGCCTATCCGGCGAGCTCTGCACCAGTGAGCAACTCGACCACACGGCGTCGATCGATGGCACCAGTTCCGAAGCTGAGTACCGGATCCACGTTCGCGCTTCACTAACTGCTGAACCGTCCGTGCGTCCGCAACCTCGTATTGGCTCAGCACGCGCAACGCCCTCACGGAGCATCGCCTCTAGGCGTCTCGGCGACATAACCTTCGAGCATGACCGATGCCTGGCTCAAGTACAACGCGGTCATCATCGGCGGCGGACACAACGGCCTCACCGCAGCCGCGTACCTCGCCAAGGCCGGACTCACCACACTCCTGCTCGAGCGCGACGACCACCTCGGCGGCGCGACGATGTCTGCGCAGGCGTTCAGGGGCGTCGACGCCCGGCTGTCGCGCTACTCGTACCTGGTCAGCCTCATGCCGCGCCAGATCATCGACGACCTCGGCCTCGATATCACGCTCGCGCGGCGTCGGTACGCCTCGTACACGCCGCTGCCCGGGACTGACACCGGGCTGCTGATCGACCACGGCGACCCGGCGGCAACCGCGGCATCGTTCAATGCCGTCGGAGCAGAAGCCGACGCTGGCGCCTGGTCCGACTTCTACGCACGCACCAGCCACCTCGCCGCCACGATCTGGCCGACCATGACCCAGCCGCTCCAGCGCCGGTCCGCCATCGAACAGGCGATCGGCGACAACGAGATCGTCGCCGACTTCATCGACCGCCCACTCGGCGAGGTCCTCGAAGATACGTTCACCGACGACCTCGTCCGCGGCGTCGTCGCTACCGACGCCCTGATCGGGACGTTCGCCGACGTGCACGAGCCCGACCTGCGGCAGAACATCTGCTTCCTCTACCACGTGATCGGCGGCGGCACCGGTGACTGGGACGTGCCGATCGGAGGCATGGGCGCGGTCGCTGGCGAGCTCCACCAGGCGGCGGCCCGGGAAGGCGCCGACCTCCGGACCAGCTGCGACGTCACCCACGCAGCACCCGACCAGGTCACCTGGATCCAGGACGGCGTGGAGCACACCGTCACCACCGACCACCTGCTCTGGGCGGCCTCGCCCGCGGCGCTCGACCAACTTCGGGGCCAGGAGCCGGGGCTGTACGAAGGCTCCCAGATCAAGGTCAACCTGATGCTCACCCGACTCCCGAAACTCAAGGACGGGGTCGAGCCGGCAGCGGCCTTCGGCGGTACGTTCCACATCAACGAGTCGTACTCACAGTTGCAGGACGCCTACCAACAGGCGCTCGACGGTGAGTTCCCCGACCCGATGCCCGCGGAGATCTACTGCCACTCATTGACCGACCCGAGCATCCTCGGCCCGGATCTCCGCGCCTCAGGCGCCCAGACCCTCACAGTGTTCGCCCTGCACGTGCCCCACCGACTCATCACAGGCACCGACAAGGAACGCGCTGACCTGCAGCAGCGCGTACTCAACTCCCTCTCAGCGGTCCTGGCCGAGCCGATCGAGGACGTCCTCCTGCGCGACGCCGATGGCAACCCGTGCGTCGAGACGAAGACCACCCTGGACATCGAGAACGCGGTCGGCATGACGGGCGGCAACATCTTCCACGGACCGCTCACCTGGCCATGGGCCGAGGAGGACGAACCCCTCGACACCCCGGCTCAACGCTGGGGAGTGACCAGCAAGTACGACGGGATCCTGCTCGCGGGTGCCGCGACGCGACGCGGCGGCGGAGTCAGTGGCCTCGGCGGATATCACGCAGCGCAGGCCGTGCTGGAGAGCCGCTGATCACACCTCGTCAGTCACCTGAGCCCACACCTGAACTGGCGGGGCAGGAGACAGCGAACGCTTCGCGAGGATGGCAGTTGCGGCAGCCAGAGCCACCAGAGCGATGCGCTTCATGGGGCTCCTGGAAGGAGAAGGGGTGGGCCTAGGAGGACTTGAACCTCCGACCCCCACATTATCAGTGTGGTGCTCTAACCGTCTGAGCTATAGGCCCGGGTGGAACGTAGGTGGAAGCCCTACGAACCGAGGTGGAACGTTACCGGAGCGCGGCCCGTACGGACAAAACGACGGATCAGCGCCGCACTTCCTGGAGCACCCAGCCGTTGCCGTCCGGGTCGGTGAAGTCGGCGAAGGAGTTGTACGTGGTGTGCTCCGGGTCCACGCCCGGCTGCCGGCCCGAGGCCGTCATGTGCCGGACCGCGGAGACGTCGACGCCGCGGTCGACCAACTCCGCCCGAGTCGCCTCGATGTCGGTGACGACGAGGTGGAGCCCCTGTACGGATCCGGGCGGCGTGGTCACCAGACCGACACCGAAGGAGACCGAGCATGCCGAGCCGGGCGGCGTCACCTGGACGACCCGGAACGATTCACCCGCGGTGTGGTCGACGTCCAGGACGAATCCGCACGCATCCACGTAGAAGGCCTTCGCCCGATCCACATCGGTGACCGGGAGGAGGACGAGCTCGAGCCGGAACTCAGTCATCTTCCGGTCCGGGGACCTCGCCTGCCAACGTCAGGTTGATGCCACCCACCGTCTCGGCCGCCAGGTTGTAGAGGTACGCCCCCAGGGTTGCGCCGGTGGTCACCACGACAACCTCGACGAGCGACACGACCAACATGAATCCGATCACCCGGAACGTCGACAGGTAGTCCGTCACCGAGAACGTCGAGCCGTTGTTGAGGATCGTCTGGACCGACCGGTTGATGTCGTCCCAGACCCCGATCGCACCCAGCACCCACCACAGCACGACGGTCGCGATCATCATCGCGATGCCGATCCCGATCGAGATGACGAAGGCGATCCGCCCGACCGACCACGGGTCGACGCGTACGACCTTGACCTTGGCGAAGCCTTGATGAGTCTCCGGCGTCACCGAGCGTACGGCGGCCGCGATCCGGCCCATCCGGGTCTGGGTGTCGTCCACAGACTCATGCACGCGGGTGGCGTCGTCGTTCATCAGGCCTCAGTCTCCTCCACGGTCTCGACAGGCTCGACCACCGAACCTTCGTCGCCTTCGGCCTCCTCGTCGGCTGCCTCCACCGAGCGTGCGACCACAGCGACCGTGTCGCCCTTCTTGGGCGACACGAACTTCACGCCCTGAGTATCGCGGCCCGTCGGGCGGAAGTCATCGTTGATCGGGGAGCGTACGACCTGGCCCGATGCGGTGATCGAGAGCACCTCGTCGCCGTCGCGGACGATGAACGCACCGACCAGGCCGCCACGGTCCTCGTTCGCCAGCTTCATCGCCTTGATGCCGATGCCGCCACGGGACTGGGTCCGGTAGTCCGAGATCCGGCTGCGCTTGGCGAAACCGCCGTCGGTGATCGTGAAGACGTACTGGACGTTCTCGTCCGACTCCTCCGCCGCGACATCCTCGGCGCGGATGATCGACATCGAGAGCAACGAGTCGTCACCGCGGAACTTCATGCCCGTGACACCACCCGTGACACGACCCATCGGCCGCAGCTGCGAGTCGTCCGCCCGGAAGCGCACAGACTGACCGCGACGCGACACCAGCAGGATGTCGTCCTCACCGTTGACCAGTTCGGCACCGATCAGCTCGTCGTCGTCCTCGCGGAAGTTGATCGCGATGACGCCGGCCTGGCGCGGAGAGTTGTAGTCACCGAGCTTCGTCTTCTTCACCAGACCCGACCGCGTCGCCAGCACCAGGTACGGCGCCTGCTCGTAGTCGCGGATGGCGAGGACCTGGGCGATCGACTCGTCCGGCAGGAAGCTCAGCAGCCCGGCCACGTGACCACCCTTCGCGTCACGCGACGCCTCCGGGAGGTTGTACGCCTTGGTCCGGTAGACCCGACCGGCCGTGGTGAAGAACAACAACCAGTGGTGGTTGGTCGTGGAGATGAAGTGCTCGACCACGTCGTCACCGCGCAGCGACGCACCGCGTACGCCCTTGCCGCCACGCTTCTGGGTCCGGTACTGGTCCGCGCGGGTGCGCTTGGCGTACCCACCGCGGGTGATCGAGACGACGAGCTCCTCATCGGGGATGAGGTCCTCCATCGACAGGTCGCCCTCGGACGCGATGAACTGCGAGCGACGGTCGTTGCCGAACTTGTCCGTGATCTCGCCGAGCTCGGTGATGACGATCGAACGCTGACGCTCCGGGCGGGCGAGGATGTCATTGAGGTCGGCGATGATGAGCTCGAGCTCAGCCAACTCGTCGAGGATCTTCTGACGCTGCAGCGCTGCCAGTTGGCGCAGCTGCATGTCGAGGATGGCGGTCGCCTGGATCTCGTCGATGTCGAGCAACGCGATCAAGCCGGTGCGAGCCTCGGCGACGTCCGGCGACCGACGGATGAGCGCGATGACCTCGTCGAGCATGTCCAGCGCCTTGGCCAGACCCCGGAAGATGTGCGCGCGCTCCTCGGCCTTGCGCAGCCGGAAGGCCGTACGCCGCTGGATGACCTCGATCTGGTGGGCCACCCAGTTGGAGATGAACTGGTCGATGGTCAACGTACGCGGGACGCCGTCGACCAGCGCGAGCATGTTCGCGCTGAAGTTGGTCTGCAGCTCGGTGTGCTTGAGCAGGTTGTTGAGGACGACGCGGGCGACGGCGTCGCGCTTGAGTACGACGACGAGACGCTGACCCGTACGCGAGGAGGTGTCGTCGCGTACGTCCGCGATGCCCTGGACCTTGCCGGAGTCGGCCAGCTCGGCGATCTTCAGCGCGAGGTTGTCCGGGTTCACCATGTACGGCAACTCGGTGATGATCAGGCAGGTGCGGCCCTTGTTGTCCTCATCGACCTCGATGACAGCGCGCTGGGTGATCGAGCCGCGACCGGTGCGGTACGCCTGCTCGATGCCGGAGCGACCAACGATGAGCGCACCGTTGGGGAAGTCCGGGCCCTTGATCCGCTCGACGAGAGCATCCTGGAGTTCCTCACGCGAGGCATCCGGGTGCTCCAGCGCCCACTTCGCGCCTTCGGCCACCTCACGCAGGTTGTGCGGCGGGATGTTCGTGGCCATGCCGACCGCGATGCCGGCGGAACCGTTGACGAGCAGGTTCGGGAACCGGGCCGGCAGGATGACCGGCTCCTCGGTCTTGCCGTCGTAGTTCGGCTGCATGTTGACGGTGTCTTCATCGATGTCGCGCACCATCTCCATGGCCAGCGGCGCCATCTTGCATTCGGTGTATCGCATCGCAGCCGCGGGGTCGTTGCCCGGCGAACCGAAGTTGCCCTGCCCGCTGATCAGCGGCGCCCGCATCACCCACGGCTGCGCCAACCGGACCAAGGTGTCGTAGATCGCCGAGTCGCCGTGCGGGTGGTACTGACCCATCACGTCACCGACGATGCGGGAACACTTGTTGAAGCCACGGTCCGGGCGGTAGCCGCCGTCGTACATCGCGTAGAGCACTCGACGGTGCACCGGCTTCAGGCCGTCGCGTACGTCCGGGAGGGCTCGGCCGACAATGACGGCCATCGCGTAGTCGATGTAGCTGCGCTGCATCGAGGTCTGCAGTTCGATCGGGCGGATGCGAGCGTCGCCCAGGTCGTTGTTGATCTCAGTCATCAGTCTTCAGTCCAGATCAGATATCGAGGAAACGTACGTCTTTGGCGTTGCGCTGGATGAACGTCCGTCGCTGCTCGACGTCCTCTCCCATGAGGATCGAGAAGATCTCGTCCGCGGCAGCGGCGTCCTCCAGCGTGACCTGCAGCATCAGCCGTTGGTCCGGATCCATCGTGGTCTCCCACAACTCATCGGCGTTCATCTCACCAAGACCCTTGTAGCGCTGGACCGGGTTGTCCTTCGGCAACTTCTTGCCCTGGCCGAGACCGTCCGCCATCACCGCGTCGCGCTCGGCGTCGGAGTAGACGAACTCGTGCTCGTGCGGCTTGTTCCACCG comes from Nocardioides baekrokdamisoli and encodes:
- a CDS encoding TIGR04255 family protein — protein: MTANTPHEFWDRLPGGLTLGCHYANAPIVEAIVELRVECEESSVLANLPAVAGPGETAMPMQLVGGQFVPLVTDGLDATGELVGYSLGLREQSHMSFVSLDRFAFAQRGHYVGWDSFDSAADAAWSRYKAVTRPVLVSGASVRFVNHIPMPTQVVEIRDYLRTTVEVSAYLPQSVSDMFMQVEVPFVEVGTIARISSAFTQNADSLALLLDIDVRADVALSPRSESFDADLRATLATLRNTKNYVFEACITDATRGLIG
- a CDS encoding phytoene desaturase family protein, which produces MTDAWLKYNAVIIGGGHNGLTAAAYLAKAGLTTLLLERDDHLGGATMSAQAFRGVDARLSRYSYLVSLMPRQIIDDLGLDITLARRRYASYTPLPGTDTGLLIDHGDPAATAASFNAVGAEADAGAWSDFYARTSHLAATIWPTMTQPLQRRSAIEQAIGDNEIVADFIDRPLGEVLEDTFTDDLVRGVVATDALIGTFADVHEPDLRQNICFLYHVIGGGTGDWDVPIGGMGAVAGELHQAAAREGADLRTSCDVTHAAPDQVTWIQDGVEHTVTTDHLLWAASPAALDQLRGQEPGLYEGSQIKVNLMLTRLPKLKDGVEPAAAFGGTFHINESYSQLQDAYQQALDGEFPDPMPAEIYCHSLTDPSILGPDLRASGAQTLTVFALHVPHRLITGTDKERADLQQRVLNSLSAVLAEPIEDVLLRDADGNPCVETKTTLDIENAVGMTGGNIFHGPLTWPWAEEDEPLDTPAQRWGVTSKYDGILLAGAATRRGGGVSGLGGYHAAQAVLESR
- a CDS encoding VOC family protein, with the protein product MTEFRLELVLLPVTDVDRAKAFYVDACGFVLDVDHTAGESFRVVQVTPPGSACSVSFGVGLVTTPPGSVQGLHLVVTDIEATRAELVDRGVDVSAVRHMTASGRQPGVDPEHTTYNSFADFTDPDGNGWVLQEVRR
- a CDS encoding DUF3566 domain-containing protein gives rise to the protein MNDDATRVHESVDDTQTRMGRIAAAVRSVTPETHQGFAKVKVVRVDPWSVGRIAFVISIGIGIAMMIATVVLWWVLGAIGVWDDINRSVQTILNNGSTFSVTDYLSTFRVIGFMLVVSLVEVVVVTTGATLGAYLYNLAAETVGGINLTLAGEVPGPEDD
- the gyrA gene encoding DNA gyrase subunit A, translating into MTEINNDLGDARIRPIELQTSMQRSYIDYAMAVIVGRALPDVRDGLKPVHRRVLYAMYDGGYRPDRGFNKCSRIVGDVMGQYHPHGDSAIYDTLVRLAQPWVMRAPLISGQGNFGSPGNDPAAAMRYTECKMAPLAMEMVRDIDEDTVNMQPNYDGKTEEPVILPARFPNLLVNGSAGIAVGMATNIPPHNLREVAEGAKWALEHPDASREELQDALVERIKGPDFPNGALIVGRSGIEQAYRTGRGSITQRAVIEVDEDNKGRTCLIITELPYMVNPDNLALKIAELADSGKVQGIADVRDDTSSRTGQRLVVVLKRDAVARVVLNNLLKHTELQTNFSANMLALVDGVPRTLTIDQFISNWVAHQIEVIQRRTAFRLRKAEERAHIFRGLAKALDMLDEVIALIRRSPDVAEARTGLIALLDIDEIQATAILDMQLRQLAALQRQKILDELAELELIIADLNDILARPERQRSIVITELGEITDKFGNDRRSQFIASEGDLSMEDLIPDEELVVSITRGGYAKRTRADQYRTQKRGGKGVRGASLRGDDVVEHFISTTNHHWLLFFTTAGRVYRTKAYNLPEASRDAKGGHVAGLLSFLPDESIAQVLAIRDYEQAPYLVLATRSGLVKKTKLGDYNSPRQAGVIAINFREDDDELIGAELVNGEDDILLVSRRGQSVRFRADDSQLRPMGRVTGGVTGMKFRGDDSLLSMSIIRAEDVAAEESDENVQYVFTITDGGFAKRSRISDYRTQSRGGIGIKAMKLANEDRGGLVGAFIVRDGDEVLSITASGQVVRSPINDDFRPTGRDTQGVKFVSPKKGDTVAVVARSVEAADEEAEGDEGSVVEPVETVEETEA